The genome window CGGCTTGGCGGTCTCCTGGATGTACTTGTTCTTGGCCTCGTCGCCCTTGCCCGCGGCCTGCGTCAGGCCGTCCAGGTACTCCTGGGGCCCCCGCGTGGAGGGCACCACGCCCACGGCCAGGACCACCATGTCGGCCTCCACCTGTATCTTCTCTCCAAGGAGGGTCTGGTCGGCGTTGACCAAGAGCTTCCCCCCCGGGGCCTCCGCGACGCCGGAGACCTCCGCCTTGGTGAGCATGACGCCCGGGTCGTTCTGCATGTTCTTGTAGAACAGCTCCGTCTGCCCGGGGGTCCTGATGTCCTTGTAAAAGATGAGGGCCGAGGCCTCCGGCAGCGCCTCGCGCACGTAGGCGGCCTGCTTGAGCGAGGTGCTGCAGCAGAAGGCCGAGCAGTACGGCAGGTGCTCGGGGTCGCGGCTTCCTGCGCACTGGATGAAGGCAACGCGCTCCGGCGCCCGCCCGTCGGAGGGCCGGGCTATCTTGCCGTTTTTGGCCATGTCCTCGAACTCGATGCTCGTCACCACGTTGGGGAGCCCGTAGCCCAGGTGGCCGAGCCTGGAGGCGTCGTAGGGCTTCCAGCCGGTGGCCACGATGAAGGCGCCCGCCTTCACCGTCTCGGTGCCCCCGTTTCTCCTGAGCGTGACGTCGAAGAGGCCCGGCTGCCCCTCGGTCTTCTCGATGGTGGCCGACGTGAAAACCTTTATCCGCTCGTTGGCCTCCACCTGCTTTATCTTCTCCCAGACGGGGCTTTCCGTGAGGGCGTCGAAGGGCAGGCTCCGCGGGACGGCCTTGTGCAGCCGGCCCGCCCAGCCGCCGAGCTTCTCCTCCTTTTCCACGAGCATCACCTCGTAGCCGGCCCCTGCCACGTCCAGGGCCGCGCTGAGCCCGGTGATGCCCCCGCCCACCACCATGACGGTCTTGGAGAGGTCCTCGAGCACGTTGGGCTCCGGCAGGTCGCCCTTGTTGGCCTTGACGATGCCCATGGTCACGTAGTCCGTGGCGATGCCCTGGGGGTGGTAGTGCTCGGGGGTCTCCTCGGTGGCGGGGGGCTGGCTCCAGGCGCACAGCTCCCTGATGTTGACCCGCTCGACGATGCTGTTGGGGAAATCGAACTCCTTGAACTTCACGCGCGGCGAGCAGGCCGCGACGACCATGGTGTTCACGCCGTTCTGCGCCATGTCGTCCTGGACGAGCTTTATCCCCTCCGGAGAGCACATGACGTCGGCGACCTTGAACTTCTCGGCCGCCGTCCGCGTGTTGCTGGCCGCCTCGGAGGCGAGCTTCTCGGCATCCACGACATCGCCGATGCCGCAGCCCTTGCATATATAGACTCCGATGTTTTTCTCCATCCTTTACCTCCTCACCAGAGTGTGAATGCTCTTGACGGCTGCCCCGGTGGCGTCCTGCACCGAGCGCTGCACGTCCAGGGGGGTGCGGGCGGTGCCCACCGGGACGACCCCCGGCCTCTGGGCATCCAGGGCGGCGAAGCCCTCCTCGACGTACGTCACGCCCGGCACCGTCGCGCGGGCCCCGGAGGGCTGCATGCCCGTGGCCAGCACCACCAGGTCAAAGGTCTTGGCGGACTTCTTCCCGGTGAGGGCGTCCTCCACGGTGACCTCCACGGCGTCTCCGGCGGCCTGCTTTATCTTGGCCACCTTCCCCTTGGTGAAGGCCACGCGGGGGTCCTCCTTGATGTTCCAGTAGAACTGCTCGTACCGCCCGGGGGTGCGGATGTCGATGTAGAAGACCTCCGCGGCAAACTCCTCGTACTGGTCCCTCAGGTAGGTGATCTGCTTGAGGGAGGCCATGCAGCAGATGTAGGAGCAGAAGCTCAGGTGGTTCTCGTCGCGGGAGCCCGCGCACTGGACGAAGGCCACGCGCTTGGGCTCCTTGCCGTCCGAGGGCCTCAGGATCTTGCCCCCGGTGGGCCCGTTGGCTGCCGCCAGGCGCTCCATCTGCATGTTGGTGATAAGGTTGTTGACCTTCCCGTACTGAAGGTTGTCCATCCGCTCGGCCTCGTATGGGTTCCACCCCGTGGCCACCACGACGGAGCCCACCTTGAGGTTCATGCTCTCGGGCTTCATGTCCAGGTCCACGGCGTCGTACTTGCAGGCATCCTTGCACGCCTGCGCGCAATCGCCCGTGCAGTGCTCCTTGTCGATGACATACCGGAAAGGAAACGCCTGGGCGAAGGGCAGATAGGCCGCCTTGCTCTTGTCCAGGCCGAAGTTGAAGTCGTTGGGCTTGTGCACCGGGCAGGCCTCGGCACAGGCGTCGCACCCCACGCAGCGCTCGTTGACGTAGCGGGGCTTCAGGGTGACCGTGACGTCGAAGTCTCCCTCGGTGCCGGAGATGCCAGAGACCTCGGCCATGGTGTAGACGTTTATCCGCGGGTTTTCCTTGAGGCGCCGGAAGTTCAGCTCCAGCCCGCAGACCGGCGGGCAGAGCTTCGGGAAGTATTTATAGAGCTGCGCCACCCGGCCCCCGAGGTAGGGGTTTCTCTCCACCAGGTGGACGTCGTACCCGGCCTCGGCTGACTCTAGCGCGGCCGTCAGTCCACTAATGCCTCCTCCTATGACAAGCACACTTTGCTCGGCCATTGAAACCTCCACGGTGATTGGGTTGAAGCGGGCTCCGGAACGCCGCGCGCTCGGCACCCGGCTGAACCCAACCTCACGGGAAAATGAAGATGGGCGGCACCCCGTCCTTCCCCCTCGCGGGGGGAAGGACGGGGCCTCCGCACCTCAGGCGCCGGCTAGTCCGAAACCATCTGGACGTAGTCTTTCTTGAAGGCGTTCCACTCGCCGGTCTTGGGGTCGTACTTGGAGTTGACGAAGCACTTCCAGTTCTGGTCGTCGATGGCCAAGTGGTCGCCCCTGTAGTAGTAGCCGGGGTACCGGGACTCCTCCCTGAAGAGGATGTGCTTGGCGTGGGCCTCGATGGACCAGATCCGGTGGTAGTTCTCCCAGGCCCGCATGAGCTCGTGCAGGTCCTTGGCACCGCTCTTGGCCGCGTCTTCCTTGAGCATCACCAGCTGCCTCAGGCCCTCCTCCAGCATGGTCTTGGAGGTCATGTACCACGTGGAAATGCCGCCGAAGTACTCGTCGCCGATCTTCTGGAGCCTGGCCTGGAGCATCTTGGGCTTGATGTAGTTGGGGTTGACGTCCGGAGCCGTCGAGTAGGCCTTGTACTTCTCGTAGACCTCGAACGGCAGGTAGAGCTCCCCGGCCAGCTCGTCGGCGCTCTGGGCCAGGGTCGGCTTGAAGTCCTTGTGGTCCATGACGTACTTGACAGCGCTCTTTGCGGCGATGCGGCCTTCGGCATGGGAGCCGCTGGAGAACTTGTGGCCGCTGGCCCCGCAGATGTCGCCCATCATGAACAGGCCGTCGACGGTGGACATCCTGTTGTAGCCCCACTTGTAGTGGTCGGGGGAGTTCAGGTCATCGGGGCCGCTCACCCAGAAGCCCGCGCAGCCGGCGTGGGAGCCGAGGAGGTAGGGCTCGGTGGGCATGATCTCCGAAGGCTTCTGGTCCGGCTCGATGTCCTGGCCGGCCCACACGCCCGCCTGGCCGATGCACATGTCGAGGAAGTCCTCCCATGCCTCGGCCTCCAGGTGCTTCATCTGCTTGGCGTCCATGGTCTTGGACAGCTCGGCCATGGCCTC of Nitrospirota bacterium contains these proteins:
- a CDS encoding FAD-dependent oxidoreductase, whose product is MEKNIGVYICKGCGIGDVVDAEKLASEAASNTRTAAEKFKVADVMCSPEGIKLVQDDMAQNGVNTMVVAACSPRVKFKEFDFPNSIVERVNIRELCAWSQPPATEETPEHYHPQGIATDYVTMGIVKANKGDLPEPNVLEDLSKTVMVVGGGITGLSAALDVAGAGYEVMLVEKEEKLGGWAGRLHKAVPRSLPFDALTESPVWEKIKQVEANERIKVFTSATIEKTEGQPGLFDVTLRRNGGTETVKAGAFIVATGWKPYDASRLGHLGYGLPNVVTSIEFEDMAKNGKIARPSDGRAPERVAFIQCAGSRDPEHLPYCSAFCCSTSLKQAAYVREALPEASALIFYKDIRTPGQTELFYKNMQNDPGVMLTKAEVSGVAEAPGGKLLVNADQTLLGEKIQVEADMVVLAVGVVPSTRGPQEYLDGLTQAAGKGDEAKNKYIQETAKPEFILNLQYRQGPEIPSLEGAYGFADSNFICFQYETRRTGIYAAGCVRQPMIMADAMADASGAALKSIQALEHVSTGIAVHPRSWDATFPDPLMQRCTSCKRCTDECPFGAIDEDEKGTPYFKINRCRRCATCMGACPERIISFKDYHVDMVGSMLKSIEVPEDGMRIICLACENDAYPALDTSSFRRNTFHPAVRFIPVRCLGSTNLVWVADAFSRGVDGLLLLGCKFGENYQCHFVKGSELADYRFSKVQETLDRLQLEAERCQMLQVAIDDYDRLPGMVNGFVSKIEDEFGPNPFKGF
- a CDS encoding CoB--CoM heterodisulfide reductase iron-sulfur subunit A family protein — translated: MAEQSVLVIGGGISGLTAALESAEAGYDVHLVERNPYLGGRVAQLYKYFPKLCPPVCGLELNFRRLKENPRINVYTMAEVSGISGTEGDFDVTVTLKPRYVNERCVGCDACAEACPVHKPNDFNFGLDKSKAAYLPFAQAFPFRYVIDKEHCTGDCAQACKDACKYDAVDLDMKPESMNLKVGSVVVATGWNPYEAERMDNLQYGKVNNLITNMQMERLAAANGPTGGKILRPSDGKEPKRVAFVQCAGSRDENHLSFCSYICCMASLKQITYLRDQYEEFAAEVFYIDIRTPGRYEQFYWNIKEDPRVAFTKGKVAKIKQAAGDAVEVTVEDALTGKKSAKTFDLVVLATGMQPSGARATVPGVTYVEEGFAALDAQRPGVVPVGTARTPLDVQRSVQDATGAAVKSIHTLVRR